In Methanobacterium sp., one genomic interval encodes:
- a CDS encoding APC family permease: MSGGFNFLLYFGYVFVLAVYAEAFGSYAATFLPSNLYKIGVDVLAILIIVIFTLINFIGPKAVGKSETLIVGIKVAILIAFTFIGFFFIKPELLSISTLPSMGNILTGAALLFLGYEGFGLITNTAEDINKPRKNIPRALYLSMLIVIVIYVAVSIAVVGNLTIPQLQKQQIML, from the coding sequence ATTAGTGGAGGTTTTAACTTTTTACTCTACTTTGGATATGTTTTTGTTTTAGCGGTTTATGCCGAAGCTTTCGGTAGTTATGCTGCTACTTTCCTACCCTCTAACCTTTATAAAATTGGTGTAGATGTATTAGCCATTTTAATCATTGTTATATTTACTTTGATTAATTTCATTGGTCCTAAAGCTGTTGGAAAATCAGAAACTCTAATTGTGGGGATAAAAGTAGCAATACTCATAGCATTTACATTTATTGGATTTTTCTTCATAAAACCCGAATTATTATCCATTTCCACATTACCATCAATGGGAAATATATTGACTGGGGCTGCACTGCTATTTCTGGGTTACGAGGGCTTTGGATTAATAACCAATACCGCGGAAGATATAAATAAACCTCGTAAAAACATCCCAAGGGCTTTATATTTATCTATGCTTATTGTAATAGTGATCTATGTTGCTGTTTCAATAGCTGTGGTGGGAAATCTGACCATCCCGCAATTGCAAAAACAGCAGATTATGCTTTAG
- a CDS encoding amino acid permease translates to MKNEEPAKKTIGLWSAIAIGIGGMIGAGIFSVLGIATEIAGNVVYLSFIFGGMIAFLSTYSYAKLSSKYPSAGGPVEFLIRGFGDGVLVEVLTFYSTLDMFLF, encoded by the coding sequence ATGAAAAATGAAGAACCTGCTAAAAAAACCATTGGTTTATGGTCAGCCATAGCCATTGGAATTGGTGGGATGATAGGGGCTGGTATTTTCTCTGTTTTAGGCATTGCTACCGAAATAGCAGGCAATGTTGTTTACTTATCCTTCATTTTCGGTGGAATGATTGCCTTTTTAAGCACCTATTCCTATGCCAAACTTAGCTCCAAATATCCCTCAGCCGGAGGTCCGGTGGAATTTCTAATTCGAGGGTTTGGTGACGGAGTATTAGTGGAGGTTTTAACTTTTTACTCTACTTTGGATATGTTTTTGTTTTAG
- the hisF gene encoding imidazole glycerol phosphate synthase subunit HisF, with translation MLAKRIIPCLDCDLNVPHGRVVKGVEFKQIRYAGEPVELATKYYQDGADEIVFLDITASHERRETMADVINATTENVFVPICVGGGIRKPQDYVNMLKAGADKCSTNTAAIHNPDLINEASKVVGSQACVIGIDAKRRYIEDPKESDDHVIIETPQGYCWYDCSIYGGREFTGIDAVKWAMECQERGAGEILLTSMDRDGTKDGYDIPLNRTMSEMLDIPIIASGGGGNPDDIYEVLTRGKADAALAASIFHFDEYPVPVVKEYLKEKGVAVRL, from the coding sequence ATGCTGGCTAAACGTATTATACCATGCCTGGACTGCGACCTCAACGTTCCCCATGGACGTGTGGTTAAAGGAGTGGAATTTAAACAGATCCGATATGCTGGAGAGCCTGTGGAACTGGCCACCAAATACTACCAGGACGGAGCAGATGAAATCGTGTTCCTGGACATAACCGCCTCCCATGAGCGCAGGGAGACCATGGCCGATGTTATAAATGCAACCACCGAGAATGTGTTCGTGCCCATATGTGTGGGTGGCGGTATAAGGAAGCCCCAGGACTATGTGAACATGCTAAAGGCCGGGGCAGACAAATGCTCAACCAACACCGCAGCCATACACAACCCAGATCTTATCAATGAAGCTTCCAAGGTAGTGGGAAGCCAGGCCTGTGTTATTGGTATCGATGCTAAACGACGCTACATTGAAGATCCTAAAGAAAGTGATGACCATGTTATAATTGAAACCCCCCAGGGTTACTGCTGGTATGACTGCAGCATCTATGGTGGAAGGGAATTCACAGGCATAGATGCAGTTAAGTGGGCTATGGAGTGCCAGGAACGTGGTGCTGGGGAGATTCTCCTCACAAGCATGGACCGGGACGGTACCAAGGATGGTTACGACATTCCTCTGAACAGGACCATGAGCGAAATGTTGGATATTCCCATAATTGCCTCTGGTGGTGGAGGTAACCCAGATGATATCTATGAAGTACTCACCAGGGGCAAAGCAGATGCTGCTCTTGCTGCCAGCATCTTCCACTTTGATGAGTACCCAGTGCCCGTGGTGAAGGAGTACTTGAAGGAGAAGGGTGTTGCAGTTCGACTCTAA
- a CDS encoding threonine/serine exporter family protein, with protein sequence MVPETNSSHINLSNISDGGDLPPNLLEFLTEIARAMTAAGIAVMTIEAILKNICRAYGVKAQEVIDFPTFVLIKISDGNSKALAVTGQKPGLLPLDQVSQLYELIYQAENAEITPEQGINRISEIINVKRQHNYIRHILGYALYSIGLGMLLLPTINELLFCGALGAIVGLIIGYSEDKPRLTLILPVLTAFLVSMIFFFGVKQGIIKGSLTILVPALSYFIPGVVLATGMYELAANNVISGASRLVQGVVILLLLLFGVIMGLQVAGLSAGTYMVAYLANPLGWWAPYIGILVFTLGMYLLMSIRNRDMLGVLIVLFATFLGLQAGNYLLGGLFGAFLGSAIMTILGTYLERSKLKTPYYVSIIPAFWILVPGSLGFISLATLAAQNYSASITNLIMVVLTFVAISMGLLIGAVIADPLKIEN encoded by the coding sequence ATGGTTCCTGAAACTAATTCATCCCACATAAACCTTTCCAACATATCAGATGGAGGTGATTTACCTCCAAATCTTCTGGAATTTCTAACAGAAATAGCCCGGGCTATGACTGCTGCAGGAATCGCAGTGATGACCATAGAAGCTATTTTAAAGAACATATGTCGGGCCTATGGTGTTAAAGCCCAGGAAGTGATTGATTTTCCTACCTTCGTACTCATCAAGATCAGTGATGGGAATTCAAAGGCCCTGGCAGTGACTGGGCAGAAACCGGGCCTCTTGCCCTTAGACCAGGTATCACAATTATACGAATTAATCTACCAGGCAGAAAATGCAGAAATAACTCCAGAACAGGGTATTAACCGCATAAGTGAGATAATAAATGTTAAACGCCAGCACAACTACATAAGGCACATTTTGGGATATGCACTATACTCCATTGGGCTAGGAATGCTCCTCCTACCGACAATAAATGAATTATTATTCTGCGGAGCATTAGGGGCAATTGTAGGTTTAATTATAGGATATTCTGAGGATAAACCTAGACTAACCCTTATTTTACCGGTTTTAACCGCATTCCTGGTGTCTATGATCTTCTTTTTCGGTGTGAAGCAGGGAATTATAAAGGGATCCCTAACCATCCTGGTCCCGGCACTTTCCTACTTCATCCCGGGGGTGGTTCTGGCCACAGGAATGTATGAACTAGCAGCCAACAACGTGATATCCGGTGCCAGCCGCCTGGTCCAGGGAGTGGTCATACTGTTACTCCTCCTGTTTGGGGTTATAATGGGTCTTCAGGTGGCTGGACTCTCCGCAGGGACCTACATGGTAGCTTACCTGGCCAATCCTCTTGGATGGTGGGCTCCCTATATTGGGATCCTGGTTTTCACCCTGGGAATGTACCTCTTAATGTCTATAAGAAACCGTGACATGTTAGGGGTTTTGATTGTGTTATTTGCCACTTTTCTGGGGCTTCAAGCCGGAAACTACCTCCTGGGAGGTCTGTTTGGTGCCTTTTTAGGTTCGGCAATCATGACCATATTGGGAACATATCTGGAACGTTCAAAACTCAAAACACCATACTACGTATCAATAATACCTGCATTCTGGATTCTGGTTCCTGGGTCTCTGGGATTCATCAGCCTGGCTACACTGGCAGCACAAAACTATTCTGCATCCATTACCAACCTGATAATGGTGGTCCTGACCTTTGTGGCTATCTCTATGGGGTTATTGATTGGTGCGGTCATTGCGGATCCATTGAAAATTGAAAATTAG
- a CDS encoding AarF/ABC1/UbiB kinase family protein, whose translation MPFSRKKIDYQRLKEIVHLLAKYQFDNLVGELELKGSRWGDLLYKYDSDLDLDSTAPERLRMVFEELGPTFIKLGQMMSTRADLVGPEMADEFTKLQDDTSPFDFDTVKVIVEGELGKPLDQLFQSFEEEHLAAASIGQVHRAVLPDGTLVAIKVQRPGIQDMVEKDLVIMHHLADMVHTKIPSLQVFNVPEIVDEFEKSIHKEMDYGLEARNTQNFQANFANDEGIRSPTVFPDYSTAMVLTMEFIRGTKMSQVMENPEGFDNKLLAERVAKSYFQQLLVDGFFHADPHPGNLYVLEDNVVCYIDFGMMGHIDHDFMQNLGELFVQVIDYKVDAIINQLIYMGIINDSVDRTILKRDIMDILDRYYGASLSDIHLGHILSELALPLITKYQARVPPEFTLIARAVSLIEEVAYSLDGEFDTTAQFKPMVKKLLLQKFNPKNMADVFKDNMFELEHLVKNLPQNINRLVAKIENGEIKVRYTEELSEDIERTSNKLVVSIIIAALLLGSSWIIQINTGPMIWGMPILGFLGFAASGVLGVGLIIYILRYRKI comes from the coding sequence ATGCCATTTTCCCGTAAAAAAATAGATTACCAGCGTTTGAAAGAGATTGTGCACTTATTGGCCAAGTACCAGTTTGATAATCTGGTGGGTGAACTGGAACTGAAGGGTTCCCGCTGGGGAGACCTGTTATATAAATACGATTCTGATCTGGATCTGGATTCAACTGCTCCGGAACGGTTAAGGATGGTTTTCGAAGAACTGGGGCCCACTTTTATTAAACTGGGGCAGATGATGAGCACCCGGGCGGATTTGGTGGGGCCAGAGATGGCTGATGAGTTCACTAAACTCCAGGATGACACTTCACCCTTTGATTTTGACACGGTAAAGGTAATTGTGGAGGGTGAACTGGGAAAACCATTAGACCAGTTATTCCAGAGCTTTGAAGAGGAACATCTGGCTGCGGCTTCCATTGGCCAGGTGCACCGTGCGGTTTTACCCGATGGCACCCTGGTGGCGATTAAGGTACAGAGGCCAGGTATTCAGGATATGGTGGAAAAAGACCTGGTTATCATGCATCACCTGGCTGATATGGTCCATACGAAAATTCCCAGTCTCCAAGTGTTCAATGTTCCGGAGATTGTGGATGAATTTGAAAAATCCATCCATAAAGAGATGGATTACGGCCTTGAAGCCAGGAACACCCAGAATTTCCAGGCTAACTTTGCTAATGATGAGGGAATCCGTTCTCCAACCGTCTTCCCGGACTATTCCACAGCCATGGTTTTAACCATGGAGTTCATCAGGGGAACCAAGATGAGTCAGGTAATGGAGAACCCGGAAGGCTTTGATAACAAGCTATTAGCGGAGAGGGTTGCTAAATCATACTTCCAGCAGCTACTGGTGGATGGATTTTTCCATGCAGATCCCCACCCTGGAAATCTCTATGTTTTAGAGGATAACGTGGTATGTTACATTGACTTTGGGATGATGGGACACATTGACCATGATTTCATGCAGAACCTGGGTGAACTCTTTGTCCAGGTGATTGACTACAAGGTGGATGCAATTATCAACCAGCTTATCTACATGGGTATCATCAATGACTCGGTGGATAGAACTATCCTTAAAAGGGATATAATGGATATACTGGACCGTTACTATGGTGCTAGTTTGAGTGATATACACCTGGGCCATATCTTAAGTGAACTGGCCCTACCCCTGATTACCAAGTACCAAGCCAGGGTACCGCCGGAATTCACCCTTATTGCCAGGGCAGTATCCCTTATTGAGGAGGTAGCCTACTCCCTTGATGGGGAATTCGATACTACTGCGCAGTTCAAACCAATGGTGAAGAAACTACTCCTGCAAAAATTCAACCCCAAAAACATGGCGGATGTATTCAAGGATAACATGTTTGAACTGGAGCACCTGGTGAAAAACTTACCTCAAAACATCAACCGCCTGGTGGCCAAGATTGAAAACGGGGAGATAAAGGTCCGTTATACCGAGGAACTCTCTGAAGACATTGAAAGAACCAGTAATAAACTGGTGGTGTCCATAATAATCGCGGCCCTGCTCCTGGGTTCCTCATGGATTATCCAGATCAACACCGGCCCCATGATCTGGGGGATGCCAATTTTAGGATTTCTGGGGTTCGCAGCCAGTGGGGTGCTGGGGGTGGGGCTTATAATCTATATTCTGCGTTACCGGAAGATTTAG
- a CDS encoding DUF4013 domain-containing protein produces the protein MDMGEIIGNAFKYPVSNWKRLLILGVIVLISQFSMEIVMGYGRVSGLLYFLLIPALVASILILGYQLRTIRTSIMGENEPPEFNEWTKLFLDGLKLFITSLVYGIIPTIVLVVGFIMLLVGSSGIGVIILLLGAILLIIVGIISVMAISNMAYYDEIGAAFRFGEIRERIESIGWLRYILMLILLGIFYIILAVVAALVTMIPFAGLVLVSLIIYPFMYLFMYRAYGLIFRETLDEEPEESLVQS, from the coding sequence ATGGACATGGGTGAAATTATTGGTAATGCTTTTAAGTATCCAGTTTCTAACTGGAAACGACTGTTGATTTTGGGGGTAATAGTTTTAATTTCCCAGTTTTCAATGGAAATTGTAATGGGATATGGTCGTGTTTCTGGCTTATTGTATTTTCTTTTAATTCCTGCTTTAGTAGCATCTATCCTGATATTGGGATATCAACTCAGGACAATCAGAACATCCATAATGGGTGAAAATGAACCTCCTGAATTTAATGAATGGACTAAATTGTTCCTAGATGGGCTTAAATTGTTCATTACAAGTCTTGTTTATGGAATAATTCCCACAATAGTTTTAGTTGTGGGTTTCATCATGCTACTTGTAGGATCCTCAGGCATAGGGGTGATTATTCTGTTACTGGGTGCGATACTTCTCATCATCGTGGGGATAATATCTGTAATGGCCATTTCCAACATGGCTTACTATGATGAAATAGGAGCAGCATTTAGATTCGGCGAAATCCGGGAGAGAATAGAAAGTATCGGCTGGTTAAGATACATATTGATGCTAATTTTACTAGGAATTTTTTATATTATCCTGGCAGTAGTGGCAGCGTTAGTAACCATGATACCCTTTGCAGGCTTGGTTTTAGTGAGCCTAATCATTTATCCATTCATGTACCTGTTCATGTACAGGGCATACGGATTAATCTTTAGAGAAACACTCGATGAAGAACCCGAAGAATCTCTGGTTCAAAGTTGA
- a CDS encoding flavin reductase family protein: MQLKNFKRESIIPLPVTFISTLSPDGVRNVAPYSCLMPILRPFDLICVATAGVMRDTFDNMKAREEFVISLPGMDLAGSVMPTAKFVPPEVNEYELAGLEEKPSQKIETPGVDGCYAWMECKLHKIVAEEYDNFPYALVVGKVVHLEVRDDIYNPENGSWDVEKAQPLMMTESNQGMHFCTVKDMDWFEPYGAMFPNGKDPLAGMYED, translated from the coding sequence ATGCAACTAAAAAACTTCAAAAGAGAATCCATAATACCCCTGCCCGTGACCTTCATTTCCACCCTTAGTCCAGATGGGGTGCGAAACGTGGCCCCTTATTCCTGTCTGATGCCTATTTTACGCCCATTTGATCTGATATGCGTGGCCACTGCGGGTGTGATGAGGGACACCTTCGATAACATGAAGGCCCGGGAAGAATTCGTCATCAGCCTCCCCGGAATGGATCTGGCTGGTAGTGTGATGCCCACAGCCAAATTCGTCCCTCCAGAGGTTAATGAATATGAACTTGCTGGTCTGGAAGAAAAACCCAGTCAGAAGATTGAAACACCAGGGGTGGACGGATGTTACGCCTGGATGGAATGCAAACTCCACAAAATCGTAGCTGAAGAATATGATAATTTCCCCTATGCACTGGTTGTGGGGAAAGTGGTGCACCTGGAAGTACGTGATGATATTTACAACCCTGAAAATGGTTCATGGGATGTGGAAAAGGCCCAGCCATTGATGATGACCGAGTCCAACCAGGGAATGCACTTCTGCACAGTGAAGGACATGGACTGGTTCGAACCCTACGGAGCAATGTTCCCCAATGGTAAAGATCCACTGGCTGGAATGTACGAAGACTAA
- a CDS encoding FmdE family protein, which produces MEDAKECEIIPFSDVIKFHGHSCPGISIGYRAAEIAICELLSARAEDEELVAIVENDSCSVDAIQVVTGCTMGKGNLIFKDHGKHVYTFMNRETGEALRISLKKDMTEMDPEFAIARKKAFSPSATPEDMSRFIELRNKATADILEGPAEDLFKVESVEMEFPEEARIFKSIYCAKCGEPVAEHRSRVENGEIVCIPCFNNYSRR; this is translated from the coding sequence ATGGAAGATGCTAAAGAATGTGAGATAATTCCATTTTCTGATGTAATCAAATTCCACGGACATTCATGTCCAGGAATATCTATAGGGTACAGGGCGGCTGAAATAGCTATCTGTGAATTATTGTCTGCCAGGGCAGAGGATGAGGAGCTGGTGGCCATAGTTGAAAATGACAGCTGCAGTGTGGATGCCATTCAGGTGGTAACTGGATGCACCATGGGCAAGGGAAACCTAATATTCAAGGATCATGGAAAACACGTTTACACCTTTATGAACCGTGAAACCGGGGAAGCACTGCGTATATCTTTGAAAAAAGACATGACTGAAATGGATCCTGAGTTTGCCATAGCCCGGAAAAAAGCTTTCTCTCCTTCAGCCACCCCTGAGGACATGAGCCGGTTTATAGAACTCCGTAACAAAGCTACTGCTGATATATTAGAAGGACCTGCTGAGGATCTCTTCAAAGTGGAGAGTGTTGAAATGGAGTTTCCAGAAGAAGCAAGGATCTTCAAGTCCATCTACTGTGCCAAGTGTGGAGAACCAGTAGCCGAACACAGGTCCCGGGTGGAAAATGGTGAAATAGTCTGCATACCTTGTTTCAATAACTATTCGCGCAGATAA
- a CDS encoding DUF4013 domain-containing protein has product MALLGLGSFLIIPLVMMYGYKWRIIESTIRGSYGLPNFRGAGDSDDILTQGFKSIAASIIYEIIPQNIVLLALMLSGNSDLNSNSAIISVCIGFVINIVFVLSLVNMVDENRFGAVFDFKRVFGLIKKMGWVRYIPFLIVYTVIIEVLLLIATELIHYVKDLGSFIGSLSIFIIFMLYYAYLLMFSSRFSGLVYLTAMEEQGIEETTNIGNNIFSLFCIEPLNGSIKQCAAFCFTIPISYLILELMGC; this is encoded by the coding sequence ATGGCATTATTAGGTTTGGGATCTTTTTTAATTATCCCCCTAGTCATGATGTATGGGTATAAATGGAGAATTATAGAAAGCACTATCAGGGGTTCCTATGGGTTACCCAATTTTAGGGGTGCTGGTGATTCTGATGACATACTAACCCAGGGTTTTAAATCAATCGCCGCCAGCATAATATATGAAATAATTCCGCAAAATATTGTTTTATTGGCATTGATGCTGTCTGGAAACTCTGATTTGAACAGCAATTCAGCGATAATTTCTGTCTGCATTGGTTTTGTAATTAACATTGTGTTTGTACTATCATTAGTTAACATGGTAGACGAAAACAGATTTGGGGCGGTTTTTGATTTTAAAAGGGTCTTTGGATTGATAAAAAAAATGGGATGGGTCAGATATATCCCATTTTTGATTGTTTATACTGTAATAATTGAGGTTTTATTGCTGATCGCTACTGAATTAATTCATTATGTGAAAGATCTAGGGTCTTTCATAGGTAGCCTTTCTATTTTCATAATATTTATGTTGTATTATGCCTATTTATTGATGTTCAGCAGCCGATTTAGTGGATTAGTGTATTTAACTGCTATGGAAGAACAAGGAATTGAAGAAACAACTAACATTGGTAATAATATTTTTAGTCTTTTCTGCATAGAACCACTAAATGGCAGTATTAAACAATGCGCTGCTTTTTGTTTCACAATTCCAATTAGTTACTTAATTCTGGAACTAATGGGTTGCTAA
- a CDS encoding TMEM175 family protein, giving the protein MESESSSILVDTKRLETLVDGIFAIAMTLLVLALAVPDIIGPLSNAAVQNSLYSLIPSFYTLVMSFILLALFWSNHHRAFHRIKKMNTILLWINVIWLLFIVLVPFSASLTGKYGEFPISHIIFNLNMLGIAVFLGLNWYYAGRSNFIDEKIDPKTVTISKRTNALFIGIALLALLLSFIVPRFSALVYLLIFPLEYLINKI; this is encoded by the coding sequence ATGGAGTCTGAAAGTTCAAGTATACTTGTAGATACTAAGCGTCTCGAAACACTGGTTGATGGAATATTTGCCATTGCCATGACTTTACTGGTTTTGGCTTTAGCTGTTCCGGATATTATCGGCCCATTATCCAACGCTGCAGTTCAAAATTCTCTTTATAGTCTAATACCCAGCTTTTACACCTTAGTTATGAGTTTCATTCTCCTGGCTCTATTCTGGAGTAATCATCACCGTGCTTTTCACCGGATAAAAAAGATGAACACCATATTATTATGGATAAACGTAATATGGCTCTTATTCATAGTACTGGTCCCATTTTCTGCTTCTTTAACAGGTAAATATGGAGAATTCCCCATTTCTCACATTATTTTCAATTTAAACATGTTGGGGATAGCAGTTTTCCTAGGTCTGAACTGGTACTATGCTGGTAGAAGTAACTTTATAGATGAAAAAATAGATCCAAAAACAGTAACCATATCTAAGAGGACCAACGCGCTTTTCATAGGCATTGCTCTTTTAGCACTATTGTTATCATTTATAGTCCCCAGATTCAGTGCTTTAGTGTATCTACTCATCTTCCCCCTGGAGTATCTGATAAATAAGATATGA
- a CDS encoding carboxymuconolactone decarboxylase family protein: MEEKARPNRFTEVLGEDVDSAFKKLASEILKDGALTLKEKSLIALACAVAVKCDPCTRAHKKQALKTGATQEEIMEAAAVAGLVRMGSGFNTAYALLDDHEPGNKLRFKPPVNEITKNNDKSEGFKTLEREPDGYLNSILEKGSSNENPK; this comes from the coding sequence ATGGAAGAAAAAGCCCGACCTAACCGGTTTACAGAGGTTCTTGGTGAAGATGTGGATTCTGCTTTTAAAAAATTGGCATCAGAAATATTAAAAGATGGTGCCTTAACCCTCAAGGAAAAAAGCCTCATTGCCCTGGCATGTGCTGTTGCAGTGAAATGTGACCCGTGCACACGTGCACACAAAAAACAGGCCCTTAAAACAGGCGCCACACAAGAAGAAATTATGGAAGCTGCTGCTGTAGCTGGTCTGGTGCGTATGGGTTCCGGGTTTAACACAGCCTATGCACTTTTAGATGATCATGAACCTGGGAACAAATTACGTTTTAAACCACCTGTAAACGAGATAACTAAGAATAATGACAAATCTGAAGGATTTAAAACCTTGGAACGGGAACCTGACGGATACTTAAACAGTATTCTAGAAAAGGGGTCATCGAATGAAAATCCCAAATAG